CGAGCCACTGGCAGCAGAGTCACCCAACTAGCAGCAACAGGGAAGGATCACCCGATGCAGAAGCTCTCGAATCCCCCTCGACAGGAAGTAGTTGACGGTGTTGGATACCCGACAAGGCTTTCGTTGCAGGTACCAGCACCACAGGCGCGCCGCTCCAGCGCAACGGCTTGGGAGGGGGTTTCCCGCATGGACATCGACCTGGCTTGTCCACACTGCCATCAACTCGATCTGGTCCAGAGTGTGCCCGCTGTCCGATCCGACGGCGTGTCGACCGCTTTTGGGACGAACGTCTATTCCGGCGTAGGGATAGCTTCGACTGGCCTGATACCGGTGTTCGGCACCTCCACCACAGAAAGCACCCACACCACAGCACTCGCCCGAAGCCTCGCCTGGGAACCTGTCCAGCGACCGGTCGGGCGCCTGCTTTTGGTTGGTTTCCTGCTGTTGCTTCCAGCGTTGTTCGCTTTGGCTCCAGCTTTCGCCGCCTACCGCACCATCGAATCCGAGTCGCAAGATTTGGCCGCGATACTGGGGATTCTCTTCGTCTCCACCGCGATCGCCACCCCAGGACTGCTTGTCGTGACGGTTGCGATCCAGCGAGCACGCCGTAACAGCAAGATCGCCCGAGGGCGTCACGCCGCGTACACACTATGGCGGGCTGCCTTCTATTGCCATCGCTGCGGTCTTGCGTTCTGGCCGCGCTCTCCGACGCCGGGGGTTCCCGCTCGGCAGGGTTTCGCGCCGCAGCACTTCCGTTGGTTCGTGTGGACTGCCGGTGGCTACGCGAACGCCTGAGTTCGACGAACTCAGCGGGGGCTCATGCTATTTCGGTGCTTTGACCTCGCTGGGGTTGATCTCGGTCCGCAATCCTCGCCAGCTCGGATGCCGCAGCGCGCCGACGAACTCTCGATATTCGACCGTGCCCACCAGCTGCGGTTTCACCCAGCGCGCCGCCCTCACCCGCCAGGATGGTGCCGGTCGGTCGAACGGGCTGTCGGTTGTGGTCAAGTCCATCAGCCGCTCGAGCAGTGCCCGGCGCACTGCCGTGGTGAAGCCCGTGCCGACGTGCCCGACGTAGACCAACCGGCCCGACTCGTCGTAGGCACCCAGGATCAGGGAGCCGAGCGCTCCGCGCTCTCCACCACTGCTGCCGGGAACCCAGCCTGCGATGATCACGTCCGTCGTCTGCCGGATCGCCGTCTTCAACCACAGGCGCGAGCGCGTCCCAGGGCGGTAAACGGAGTCGATACGCTTGCTCACCACACCTTCGAGACGGTGGGAAGCGGCGGTATCGAGCATGGTGGCGACCGGGATGTCGGTCCAGAACGGCGGGACGCGCACCCCGGCCCCGGTGAGGTCGAGTTCGCCCAAGCGGGCGCGTCGATCGACATAGGGCAGAGCCATGGTGCCGGCACCGTCGAGTTCGAGCAGGTCGAACACGAACAGTTGCACGGGCACCACCGCGACCAGTTCACGGGTGGGCCGGGTCAGGTGCATGCGCTGCTGGAGCCGGGCGAACGACGGCGCGCCGGTGGCCGGGTCGGGGGCGACGATCCCGCCATCGAGGATCATGTCGGTGCCGTGGGCGCACTCCGCGAGCGCGGCGCTCAGTTCCGGGTAGGACGCGGTGACGTTGTTGCGGTTGCGGCTATACAGTTCCACCCGACCACCGGTGATGCCGCAAATGGCGCGCATCCCATCCCACTTCATCTCGATCGCCCACCGGCCTGGCGCATCGGGCGGCCGACCAGGCGTCGCCAGCATCGGCGCAGGCACGGACACATCAGTCAGCGTACATAGAGCAAATACCGACCTGTGGGTGTTGTTCGATAGTCTCGCAGCTGTGCAGTTCGAGGAAGGCTCCCTCATTCACCTGGTCGCAGGCGGGGTGAGTGTGTTCCGCATCATCGAGGTAGGCGTCGACGGGGATCCGAGCAAAGCTCTCGTGCAAGCGGTCGCCGACACTCCCGGGACCTACCCGTTCCCGACCGATCTCGCCTACGCCGTGCCCGCCGAACATCCGTAGCAGCGCACTCCCCTTTTCCCCTCGGTGCCGCCGGATCAGCTCGCGTGCTCGCCGTCCTTCGTGGAGCGGTCCGCCGTAGGTGACTCGACGGTATCGACTGCATCGGTGATCTGTTCTGTCGAGTGACCGGAATCCGTGGTGCCGTGTCGAGCACGCTCGAGCCGCCCGGTTGGCGCGACCGTCGGCGCTGGTACTGCCTCCGGTGAGGTCGTGTCGCGGTGGGCGCGGGCGGTGGTGATCAGTTGCCGGACTTGCTTGGCGCTGATTTCGAGCAGGTCCGCCAACTCGTCGTCGGAGGCCCCGTGGTCACGGATCACGGCGGCGGCCTCGGCTTGGTCGGCGCGGTACCGGGCGATCTCCTGCGCGGCGGCTGCCTCGACGTTGCTGATCTGCTTGTGTAGCGCCGCGATGTGTTGATCGCGTGTGGTTTCGCACGCGGTGATCGCCGCCCAGTCGGTGAGGTACCGCTGCACCGCCTCATGGATGGTGCGCTCCCGCTGGCGTGCCAGTTCGCGGCGTCGTTTGTTACGTGCGCGTGCGCGTTCCAGTCGCGCGACAACTTCGGGGGATCGAGCCGTGCGCGGGGAGCGCGGGGGGCGACGCGACGACATGGCCGGCCTCCTAATTCTGGGCCCGCCTGCTGATTCTCCGCCGACGATTTTACCGGCCTCGATTGTCTGCACCCTGGGTGAATCTCGCCGACGCACCCGGCGCATCGATGACACCACCTCGTCCCGCCCCTTCGTCTGAGAGGACTTCACGTATGGCTGATGCCACCGAGGGCTTGTTCGCCGTGCCGGACCTTTTCGGCGGCGCGGTGGCCGTGTGCTGGTCCTACGGCATGGGGGTGGAAAGCACCTGCGGAGTAGTACGCACGCTGCTCGAGCCACAATTCCGGCCCACGGAACTGCGAGGCGACCTGTCGAATCGTGTTGGTCGCCCAGACCGGTGACGAGTGGACCAGCACCTGCGACCTGGTCGCCGCCCACGTCCTGCCGTTACTGCGGCAGCATTCGGTTCGCCTCGTCGAAGTGGCCCGCAAGGGCCCCTCGGCCGCGGACGGCATCGTGGTGTTGCAGGACACCCGGCAACCAGTGCAGTTACACCCTGACCCGGAGAAGTCCGGCTTCTACGCGCTCAGCGACGAGCACCGCGGCAACGGCGTGTTGCCCACCCTCGGCGGCAACCGCACCTGCTCAGTTAACTGCACCATCTCCCGTCCGTTGACTATCGCGGTCTACGCCGTAATTAGGTCCCGATTCCTTGTCCAATTCCAGGGCGGCTCCGCTCGATGATATACCGGAGTTCTTCTCAATCCATCGAAAAAGCCGACCGGTATTGTTTTCAGCCGCCACGAGTTGTCCGCCCGGAAGAATTGCCATGTGACAGTCGATGGTGATTAGCACCAACTCCATGGAATCGCTCGATCGCGCAACGAGCGTTGTGCTCAGTAGGTCGGACCAGAAACGATCCAGATCTATCACTCCTTCGCCAGTCAGATATTCAATCAACCGTTCATCATCAAACCTGACTTTCTCGCCGTGACAGAGCATATTCACAATGACCCACTGCGGTACCGAAAGATAACAAGGTGACCACTCCTCGTGGTCACCTAGCTTCGACAGGGAGGCTGCAGTATTGTTCACAAACGCATAGTTCCAGCCGGAACGCCCCTCCACACTCTCACCAGCTTTGGCGAGTAGAAAAGCGTGAGGAACCTCCAGTTCCAAATCCTCACCCCATAATCCGCCAATCTCATATCGGCAATCGAGCCGTGTCCATATAAGTTCGAGAATCATGAGAACTGGATTCACCGTCGTGGAGAAGTAGAATGGCCACCAGTCATCGTCTATCAGTTGCGCTGAGAACGGCTCTCCGTTCGCCTTTACCAATGAGAAGTTTCCGGAGACAATCAAATGCGGGAACCCTGCGACGCCGAAGCCATCCTGCCCGAGATTTTCTTCGAGGTACTCATAAAGGGCCGCGCGAAAACGGTGTTCGGACTTGAACCCGTGGTACCCGATAATAATCCGTAGCGGACTTATATGCTCGACGACCAGCGTATGAAAAAGAACATTCAGGTGGAATGGAAGAGACTCGATAGAATCGTAGGAGGGTACGGCACTACGAGTTGTCTCCGCAAACGAACGCGCAACACACTCAAGATCTACTGGATCGTCGTCACTCTCGGCTGATCGTCGATATGAGCGTTCGATTCCCCGAACCTCATTCAAATGCTGGAACGCTTCCCGCAACTGACTGCCATAAAGCGACTTCTTAATCTCAAATACAGCTATGACGTCTTTGACATGCCAAGCGTAAGCCCTTGTATACGGGATCGGCAAACCTTCGCCCCGGACAAGCATACAGTCGATCTGGCCCGATGTGTTGCCAAGTCCATCAACTATGAATCCGCCGATCAGTCGTAGATCAAGTCCTGACGGTATCGCTCGTCGTAGCAGATCTTGAGATAGTCCCTCATACATTTCACCAATCGTGGGTCCGTGCTTCAGAGGGACCGCGTCCAACAATTTCCGCTCATTTTCCATGAGCTGACGAAGAAGCTCTGCGACGGTCTTGATCATTGGCCCCCATTTCGTGTCTGTCATCATGTCCTGGACTCAGGTTACCGACATTAGTAATTGTTCGCTACACGGCAATTGCAGCGGTTCTGCGCTTCCGGGGAAGCCGCGGTCCGCGATCGGTAGACTCAGCCCCGAACGAAAGAGGAACAAACCAGGCAGTTCGGAGCCGGAAGGTCGAATGGCTGCACCACATGACCAGGGCACTGCCGAGGAGGACGATAGCCAGCCTCGGCGAAAGTGCTGATGGCCGTTGGCTGCCAAGAAGAACCTCGCGCCGGATTCCGCGACCGAGTGCTGCGGAGTTCCGACTCTACGGAGTGCAGTGAAGTTCGGCCAAGGCGAAAGGGGTGCCCCTCGACAGTTGGCGGGCCACCCATCTGGGTTGCGCGCCGTATGTGCATGCGGTCGGCTACAACGCCGAGGAGACCCGGCGGATCGCGATGGATTCGTCGGTGACCTTGGGTGGGCGCCGTCGCCGATCTCCCCGCTGCACGCCGCTGGCTGGTCCCTGGCTCGCTGCCAGGGATATCTGTTCGGGTTGTTCGGGGTGTGGTGGCCGAAATCCTGCTGCCGCCAATGCTGCTTCGTTTCCCGGCCCGGGTGGCCTGAGCAGCTGGCGCGGTTTGAGGCGGCGCCGGCGGAGGCGTTCAAGCATGTGGTGGACGAGTATGTCGCTGTCGCGCTCAACCGCAACTCCGGGCTGTTCGGGCCCGGTAAGTCGCTGACCGATCGGCTGCGCCGCGACGGCGCCCACGACGTCCTCGCGCTGGCCGAAGCGGAGCTGGATCGCTGCCGGTGGGCGGTCTACCGGGTGCGGCGCTGCTACACCGCACCCGCGCGCGCCAGGCGGGCCGTCGACACCGTCGCCCATGGCAGCCGCGCCGAAACCGGGAGATCCTGCACCGGATCGCCGCAGGGTTGCAGGTCCCGTGCGCGCTCGACGGTGACCACACCCGGGTGTGGCTGACCGACCACGCGGCGACGTATCCGCGGTTGAAGGAGTTCTTCGTCGCCGCACCCGATTCCGTGAGACCCAAACAGCGGGCGGGGTTCGAAGCCCGTTGGCACGGCCACGCCGACGACCTCCTGCTCGCTCTCGAACACACCGCCCACGCCGCCGTGACCGTCCGCGACGCGGCATAGCAACAGTCTCCCCGACTGGTCGGGAGACTTGACTTCACCGACGAATGCGGTGACCACTCGCCCGCGCGAGCCCGCCGACCTGCGGCTTTGCAATTCACCACATCACCAACATCCT
Above is a genomic segment from Nocardia sputorum containing:
- the ligD gene encoding non-homologous end-joining DNA ligase — translated: MREPSSNCTAARLSNNTHRSVFALCTLTDVSVPAPMLATPGRPPDAPGRWAIEMKWDGMRAICGITGGRVELYSRNRNNVTASYPELSAALAECAHGTDMILDGGIVAPDPATGAPSFARLQQRMHLTRPTRELVAVVPVQLFVFDLLELDGAGTMALPYVDRRARLGELDLTGAGVRVPPFWTDIPVATMLDTAASHRLEGVVSKRIDSVYRPGTRSRLWLKTAIRQTTDVIIAGWVPGSSGGERGALGSLILGAYDESGRLVYVGHVGTGFTTAVRRALLERLMDLTTTDSPFDRPAPSWRVRAARWVKPQLVGTVEYREFVGALRHPSWRGLRTEINPSEVKAPK
- a CDS encoding DUF6602 domain-containing protein; amino-acid sequence: MIKTVAELLRQLMENERKLLDAVPLKHGPTIGEMYEGLSQDLLRRAIPSGLDLRLIGGFIVDGLGNTSGQIDCMLVRGEGLPIPYTRAYAWHVKDVIAVFEIKKSLYGSQLREAFQHLNEVRGIERSYRRSAESDDDPVDLECVARSFAETTRSAVPSYDSIESLPFHLNVLFHTLVVEHISPLRIIIGYHGFKSEHRFRAALYEYLEENLGQDGFGVAGFPHLIVSGNFSLVKANGEPFSAQLIDDDWWPFYFSTTVNPVLMILELIWTRLDCRYEIGGLWGEDLELEVPHAFLLAKAGESVEGRSGWNYAFVNNTAASLSKLGDHEEWSPCYLSVPQWVIVNMLCHGEKVRFDDERLIEYLTGEGVIDLDRFWSDLLSTTLVARSSDSMELVLITIDCHMAILPGGQLVAAENNTGRLFRWIEKNSGISSSGAALELDKESGPNYGVDRDSQRTGDGAVN